In Polyangium spumosum, the genomic stretch CTCGTGGAGGTGCCGGACGTCGTCGCCGGTGCTCTGAAAGCCCCGCTCGCCGAAGAGGTGCGGGGGGAGCTTCGGCAGGGCCGAGAGCCGCTCGAGCAGGGCCGTGGCCTCGGCGTCGAGGTCCGAACGCGAGAGGGGCCAGGCGCCGGCCGATTCGAGGGCCAAGGGCGCGCTCCTTCGCGTGGAGATGAGCCCCATGCTCGGCTGGAAGACGCCCTCGAATGCGTCCCCGAAATCGGGCAGATCCTCGTCGCAGGCGCAGAGCGCGTCGTGCGCGCGGCGCGTGGGCTCGTATCCGCCGAGATCGGACATGGAGGTGGGCAAGACGAGCCCGAGCCGGCCTCCCGGGCGCAGCATGCGGGCGCATTGGTACACGAACAGGCCCTGCAAATTGCGATACCCCGCGAAGGCCGGGTTCGTGCTTCGATAAAACGCGCGCAGCTCGGCCGCGAGCGGCTGGGCCGCCCGGCCCGCGTACGAGACCCAGGGCGGGTTTCCCACGAGCGCGTCGAAGCCGCCGCGGCCGAAGACCTCGGGGAGCTCGATCTCCCAGTGAAACGGAGAGCGCGCCGCGATCGCTGCGGCGCCGAGCAGGGCGTCGCCCATAGCTCGGAGCGGCGCGAGGGCGCGATCGGCGTCCGCGAGGCATTCTGGATCGGACGACGCGAAGAATCGCCTCCGGCGCGCCTCGGCCTCGGCCACGCGCTCGCGGACGGCCTCGGGCGAGGCGGCTTCGATGGCGTCCCGCCCGAGGCCGACGAGCGAGTCGCCGTGGCGCAGGGTGGCTTCGAGGAACGAAGAGGGGTGCTCCGGGGCGGCCGTGAGCAGCCATAACGAGACGCGGGCGAGGTCCACGGCGATCGGGTTGCGATCCACGCCGTAGAGGCAATGCCTCGCGGCGAGCCTGCGCGCCTGCGATCGTGGATCCTCGCCCGCCGGCGCGCCCGCGGGGGAGCGCTCCCAGGCGGAGACGAGGCGATCGCCGAGCCACCGACAAACCTCCACCAGAAACGCGCCCGAGCCCATTGCGGGATCACAGACGGAGAGGCGCAGGATCCCCTCGGGGCTCGCGTCCGGGGGGACGAGCGGCGAGAGCGTGCGCTCGACCATGATCCGCGTGAGGAGCGGCGAGGTATAATGGGCGCCGGTGCGGCGTCGCTCCTCGGAAAAACCCATCAGGGTCTCGTAGACGGTGCCGATGCCCTCGACCTCGAGCTCGCCGAACGCGAGGGGCTCGCCCGAAGCGAGGAGGAGTTTGTCGAGGACGCGCAAGACGACGGCGTCGGAGAGCCGCCCTTCCAGGAAAGGATGGGCGTCCGCGTCGAAGAGCGAGCCGCGCCGGGCGGGTTTGTCGGGGCCGGT encodes the following:
- a CDS encoding Eco57I restriction-modification methylase domain-containing protein, with product MREAVTESGAKAARGAGALREQAPLALRELAAGFPGADHAGLVSAIMRLVVVLFAASRGRLSEDELGRLHAELTAAERARAPLGDRHEAWHRITGLFRRLHDGALGRTGPDKPARRGSLFDADAHPFLEGRLSDAVVLRVLDKLLLASGEPLAFGELEVEGIGTVYETLMGFSEERRRTGAHYTSPLLTRIMVERTLSPLVPPDASPEGILRLSVCDPAMGSGAFLVEVCRWLGDRLVSAWERSPAGAPAGEDPRSQARRLAARHCLYGVDRNPIAVDLARVSLWLLTAAPEHPSSFLEATLRHGDSLVGLGRDAIEAASPEAVRERVAEAEARRRRFFASSDPECLADADRALAPLRAMGDALLGAAAIAARSPFHWEIELPEVFGRGGFDALVGNPPWVSYAGRAAQPLAAELRAFYRSTNPAFAGYRNLQGLFVYQCARMLRPGGRLGLVLPTSMSDLGGYEPTRRAHDALCACDEDLPDFGDAFEGVFQPSMGLISTRRSAPLALESAGAWPLSRSDLDAEATALLERLSALPKLPPHLFGERGFQSTGDDVRHLHEREAPDERFRVGVRVGGDIEPFARRPPRLYCDPADFSGRFRKDAEWLAVRLLIRQTARFPMVAPSDGLAFRNSILAGFSDERHSAAFLLGWLNATPIRWYHYMRHRDARQGMPQVKITHLRALPAPADLQYMPAIEALADEFGTRNQGITRAEQEKLDELVALALGLSCPERGPIERWIRP